A genomic region of Coraliomargarita sinensis contains the following coding sequences:
- a CDS encoding phasin family protein yields the protein MIDLVKKSMLAGVGLAVVTKDKVLESLDELVEKGKLTREEAAEMSDKIVEEGKVETEKARVEASKLFNEMLHRANVVTKDQYDALAARVTELEGRLHKEFPNGE from the coding sequence ATGATAGATCTCGTTAAAAAAAGTATGTTGGCCGGCGTAGGCCTGGCTGTCGTGACGAAAGACAAAGTTCTGGAGTCGCTCGATGAATTGGTTGAAAAAGGCAAGCTGACTCGCGAGGAAGCGGCCGAGATGTCCGACAAAATTGTTGAAGAGGGTAAAGTGGAAACCGAAAAGGCCAGAGTCGAGGCAAGCAAACTCTTCAACGAGATGCTGCATCGCGCCAACGTGGTGACCAAAGACCAATACGACGCCCTTGCGGCCCGCGTAACCGAACTGGAGGGCAGGTTGCACAAGGAATTCCCGAATGGAGAGTGA
- the atpC gene encoding ATP synthase F1 subunit epsilon, giving the protein MSLTLEIITPDDKVLSTEADQVVLPTESGETGILTGHVPLVTKIKAGELKVIKGADTEFIAVDFGFAKVLGNTVSVLTEAAIDVKDIDLSELESAQSRAEQALEEAEAEGIDPFELERLEKNVQFLIAQKLTKGRHR; this is encoded by the coding sequence ATGTCGCTCACACTCGAAATCATCACCCCCGACGACAAGGTCCTCTCCACCGAGGCCGATCAGGTCGTATTGCCCACTGAGTCCGGCGAAACCGGTATTCTCACGGGCCACGTCCCTCTGGTGACCAAGATCAAGGCCGGTGAGCTCAAGGTGATCAAAGGGGCCGATACCGAATTCATTGCGGTCGACTTCGGTTTTGCCAAGGTTCTTGGCAACACCGTTTCCGTGCTCACCGAAGCCGCGATCGACGTCAAGGATATCGACCTCTCCGAACTCGAATCCGCCCAGTCGCGTGCCGAGCAAGCCCTCGAAGAGGCCGAAGCGGAAGGAATCGATCCCTTCGAACTCGAGCGGCTTGAGAAGAACGTCCAGTTCCTCATCGCGCAGAAGCTGACCAAGGGGCGACATCGCTAA
- the atpD gene encoding F0F1 ATP synthase subunit beta, producing MSTSTGKIVQVIGAVIDAKFPGDGVPDILDALTVDYTVNGEAKKLTLEVQQHLGEGVVRAVAMSSTDGLTRGMEITGTGNAISVPVGEAVLGRIFNVTGDTVDEKGPVATEERRGIHRMPPELIDQATEAEILETGIKVIDLICPFTKGGKVGAFGGAGVGKTVVIMELINNIAKAHGGYSVFAGVGERSREGNDLYHEMSDAGVIDQENIANSKVALVYGQMNEPPGARMRVALSGLTMAEYFRDEKNQDVLLFVDNIFRFSQAGSEVSALLGRSPSAVGYQPTLAAEMGNLQERITSTKKGSITSFQAVYVPADDLTDPAPANTFAHLDSTIVLERSIAELGIYPAVDPLSSISNALDPAIVGEEHYKVARGVQNVLQRYKDLQDIIAILGLDELSPEDKQAVYRARKVQKFLSQPFFVAEVFTGTPGQYVSIQDTIKGFKMILDGECDELAENDLYMKGSIDQALEASDK from the coding sequence ATGAGCACCTCAACCGGTAAAATCGTTCAAGTCATCGGCGCAGTCATCGACGCCAAGTTCCCAGGGGACGGCGTGCCTGACATTCTCGACGCGCTGACCGTCGACTACACTGTTAACGGCGAAGCCAAGAAGCTGACACTCGAAGTGCAGCAGCACCTTGGCGAGGGCGTTGTCCGCGCCGTGGCCATGTCTTCCACCGACGGGCTGACCCGTGGTATGGAGATTACCGGCACCGGTAATGCTATTTCCGTTCCGGTGGGCGAAGCCGTACTCGGCCGCATCTTCAACGTCACCGGCGACACCGTCGACGAAAAGGGCCCGGTCGCGACCGAGGAGCGCCGCGGGATCCACCGCATGCCCCCCGAACTGATTGACCAGGCTACCGAGGCGGAAATCCTTGAGACCGGGATCAAGGTCATCGACCTCATTTGCCCCTTCACCAAGGGTGGTAAAGTCGGCGCCTTTGGTGGTGCCGGTGTGGGTAAGACGGTTGTGATTATGGAGCTCATCAACAACATCGCCAAGGCACACGGGGGTTACTCCGTTTTCGCCGGGGTGGGTGAGCGCTCCCGTGAGGGCAATGACCTTTACCACGAAATGTCCGACGCGGGCGTGATCGACCAGGAAAACATCGCGAACTCCAAGGTGGCACTGGTCTACGGTCAAATGAACGAGCCCCCCGGTGCCCGTATGCGTGTCGCGCTTTCCGGTCTGACCATGGCCGAATACTTCCGTGACGAGAAGAACCAGGACGTTCTCCTCTTCGTCGATAACATTTTCCGTTTCTCCCAAGCCGGTTCCGAGGTCTCCGCGCTGCTCGGTCGCTCGCCCTCCGCCGTGGGTTATCAGCCGACCCTGGCCGCGGAGATGGGTAACCTTCAGGAGCGTATTACCTCCACCAAGAAGGGCTCGATTACCTCCTTCCAGGCGGTCTACGTGCCGGCCGACGACTTGACCGACCCTGCGCCGGCCAACACCTTCGCCCACCTCGACTCGACGATCGTTCTCGAACGTTCTATCGCCGAGCTGGGGATCTACCCGGCGGTGGACCCACTTTCCTCCATCTCCAATGCGCTCGACCCGGCCATCGTCGGTGAGGAGCACTACAAGGTGGCCCGCGGCGTCCAAAACGTGCTTCAGCGCTACAAGGACCTTCAGGACATCATCGCAATTCTCGGCCTCGACGAGCTTTCCCCCGAGGACAAGCAAGCCGTTTACCGGGCCCGTAAGGTGCAAAAATTCCTTTCCCAGCCCTTCTTCGTGGCGGAAGTCTTCACTGGCACTCCGGGTCAATACGTTTCCATCCAGGATACGATCAAGGGCTTCAAGATGATCCTCGACGGCGAATGCGACGAGCTGGCCGAAAATGATCTCTACATGAAGGGCTCGATCGACCAGGCACTCGAAGCCAGCGACAAGTAG
- the rny gene encoding ribonuclease Y — MSFEQTLGIAMGAVIGACLAVLIYRRRVIRLQESERLKCDVELREAKLKLREEHNEMELELQRKQTENERMLASRENELTVRARDLDRKAEHLKEAENLIEQKNKEVSREQRLLDDAEHEAEKVRRLYRLKLHQITHMDENDARQLLLRSTEKECAQEIADLRRSKLGRSEAEVNGEATRILLAAMQRITSQPMNDATATVVSLPSDEMKGRIIGREGRNIRTFEHATGTTLMIDETPDSVMISCFDPVRREIARISLEALLKDGRIHPASIEEQVAKAEEEMRANVIHLGESALRKLRLHDVHPEIVVLLGKLHYRLSNNQNTLAHSVEVANLCALIASEIGLDPAIAKRAGLFHDIGKAVDEDYEGSHAIVGADIIKQHGEDSRVVNAAAAHHNEVPAESPYAGLVMVADSLSAVRPGARASSIDGFIQRVRSIEEIAAAEHGVSEAYAIQAGREVRVIVEPDVIGDEEARQLARTISRRIENELNYPGSIEITVIREQRYKEMAV, encoded by the coding sequence ATGAGTTTTGAGCAGACTTTGGGGATCGCAATGGGCGCCGTTATCGGGGCCTGTCTCGCCGTGCTCATCTACCGGCGTCGGGTAATCCGCCTCCAGGAGTCCGAGCGCTTGAAATGCGACGTCGAGCTGCGCGAAGCCAAGCTCAAGCTGCGCGAGGAGCACAACGAGATGGAACTCGAACTGCAAAGGAAGCAGACCGAAAACGAGAGGATGCTCGCGAGCCGGGAGAATGAGCTCACGGTCCGCGCCCGCGATTTGGACCGAAAAGCCGAGCATTTGAAAGAGGCGGAAAACCTCATCGAGCAGAAAAACAAAGAGGTCAGTCGCGAGCAGCGCTTACTTGATGATGCGGAGCACGAGGCCGAGAAAGTGCGCCGCTTGTACCGGCTCAAACTCCATCAGATCACTCACATGGATGAGAACGATGCGCGCCAACTCCTGCTGCGTTCGACCGAAAAGGAGTGTGCCCAGGAAATTGCTGATTTGCGGCGCTCGAAGCTTGGCCGCTCTGAAGCGGAAGTGAACGGTGAGGCCACGCGGATTTTGCTGGCAGCCATGCAGCGGATCACCAGTCAGCCGATGAACGATGCTACTGCGACTGTTGTCAGTTTGCCCAGTGACGAGATGAAAGGACGCATCATCGGCCGGGAAGGGCGCAACATCCGTACTTTTGAGCATGCGACCGGCACCACCTTGATGATCGATGAGACGCCGGACTCGGTTATGATCTCCTGTTTTGATCCGGTCCGGCGCGAAATTGCACGCATTTCCCTGGAGGCCCTGTTGAAGGACGGCCGGATTCACCCCGCCAGTATCGAAGAGCAGGTGGCCAAGGCAGAAGAGGAAATGCGGGCGAATGTCATCCATCTGGGTGAGAGCGCGCTTCGGAAACTGCGACTGCACGATGTGCATCCCGAGATCGTGGTGCTGCTCGGCAAGCTGCATTACCGCCTTTCCAACAACCAGAATACATTGGCCCACTCCGTCGAGGTGGCCAACCTCTGCGCGTTGATTGCCTCGGAAATCGGACTCGACCCGGCCATTGCGAAGCGGGCCGGCCTTTTCCACGACATCGGCAAGGCGGTCGATGAAGACTACGAAGGCAGTCACGCCATCGTGGGTGCGGATATCATTAAGCAGCACGGCGAGGACTCGCGCGTGGTTAATGCCGCAGCCGCCCACCATAATGAGGTCCCTGCCGAAAGCCCCTACGCCGGACTGGTTATGGTGGCTGATTCCCTCTCTGCTGTGCGTCCCGGGGCGCGCGCTTCGTCCATCGACGGCTTTATCCAGCGCGTCCGCAGTATCGAGGAGATCGCGGCGGCGGAGCATGGGGTCAGCGAAGCTTACGCTATTCAAGCGGGCCGCGAGGTCCGCGTCATTGTCGAGCCGGATGTGATAGGTGATGAGGAAGCACGACAACTGGCCAGAACGATCAGCCGCCGGATCGAAAACGAGTTGAACTACCCCGGATCGATTGAGATAACCGTGATCCGCGAGCAGCGCTATAAAGAGATGGCAGTATGA
- the atpF gene encoding F0F1 ATP synthase subunit B, which translates to MDFIFLAATNPASGEFAREFGFNPSLIIAQAINFTIIAFLLYRFAIKPIAKTLDERQQKIADGLQYAEEMKTQLAEAERERSEKVKEAAQEAQRILSEAREQSKEMIEKKTQEAANQAESIIRKASEATELERQKMLSDVRQEVARLVVTTTSTVLSKELSEEDRKTFSDAAAKELAGSSN; encoded by the coding sequence ATGGACTTCATATTTTTAGCAGCCACCAATCCCGCCAGTGGTGAGTTTGCGCGGGAGTTCGGTTTCAATCCGTCTCTGATCATCGCGCAAGCGATCAACTTTACCATAATCGCATTCCTGCTCTATCGTTTTGCGATTAAGCCCATTGCCAAGACCCTGGACGAGCGTCAGCAAAAGATTGCGGACGGTCTTCAGTATGCCGAGGAGATGAAGACTCAACTGGCTGAGGCCGAGCGCGAGCGCTCGGAGAAGGTCAAGGAAGCCGCTCAGGAAGCCCAGCGCATTCTCTCAGAGGCCCGCGAGCAATCGAAGGAAATGATCGAGAAAAAGACTCAGGAAGCCGCGAACCAAGCGGAATCGATCATCCGCAAGGCCAGTGAAGCAACGGAGCTCGAGCGCCAGAAGATGTTGTCCGATGTACGCCAGGAGGTCGCGCGTCTCGTTGTTACCACAACTTCCACGGTGCTTTCCAAAGAGCTCTCCGAGGAAGACAGAAAAACATTCTCCGACGCTGCCGCCAAGGAATTGGCTGGGTCTTCTAACTAA
- the atpA gene encoding F0F1 ATP synthase subunit alpha: MSTIVEQIEKEIASFEAGAVKSNTGKIVTIADGVAKLEGLSGVMYNEMIDFGDGVFGLALNLEEDEVGCVILGDYSKLKEGDEASTTGKLLSVPVGMGLLGRVVDAIGQPVDGKGPIESSETYPVDQIAPGIIPRKSVDQPLQTGIMAIDSMIPIGRGQRELIIGDRATGKTTIAIDTIINQANINNQHRKEDGTFEEGFRPVYSIYVAVGQKNSNIARTINVLEKAGAMDYTIIVSAPAADNPANQYIAPFAGASMGEFFMRNGMDALIVYDDLSKQAVAYRQISLILKRPSGREAYPGDVFYLHSRLLERSARVNEDNGNGSLTALPIIETQAGDVSAYIPTNVISITDGQVFLETDLFNQGIRPAVSVGLSVSRVGSAAQIKAIKKVAGKVKLQLAQYRELAAFAQFGSDLDAKTKSQLDRGARVVELFKQTAFNPIPVEVQSSLIWAVQNGYFDDVEVKQIVTATISLREFFETRGAKLMDKIRAEKALSEEIEGQLKTSIEEWKAGYSA; the protein is encoded by the coding sequence ATGAGCACTATAGTCGAACAGATCGAAAAGGAAATCGCCTCTTTTGAAGCGGGCGCCGTCAAGTCCAACACCGGCAAAATTGTCACTATCGCGGACGGTGTGGCCAAACTGGAAGGCCTCTCCGGCGTCATGTACAACGAAATGATCGATTTCGGTGACGGCGTTTTCGGCCTCGCCCTCAACCTTGAAGAAGACGAGGTCGGTTGCGTTATCCTGGGTGACTACTCCAAGCTGAAGGAAGGCGACGAAGCCAGCACTACCGGCAAGCTGCTTTCCGTTCCGGTTGGCATGGGCCTCCTCGGCCGTGTGGTCGATGCCATCGGCCAACCCGTAGACGGCAAGGGCCCGATCGAGTCCAGCGAGACGTACCCGGTCGACCAAATCGCTCCCGGGATCATCCCGCGTAAGTCAGTCGACCAGCCCTTGCAGACCGGTATCATGGCGATCGACTCGATGATCCCGATCGGCCGTGGCCAGCGTGAGCTCATTATTGGTGACCGTGCGACCGGTAAGACCACCATCGCGATCGACACCATCATCAATCAGGCCAACATCAATAACCAGCACCGTAAGGAAGACGGTACCTTTGAAGAGGGTTTCCGTCCGGTATATTCCATTTACGTCGCGGTGGGCCAAAAGAATTCCAACATCGCCCGAACGATCAACGTGCTGGAGAAAGCCGGCGCGATGGATTATACCATCATCGTCAGTGCACCTGCCGCCGATAACCCGGCCAACCAATACATCGCTCCCTTCGCCGGTGCTTCCATGGGTGAATTCTTCATGCGTAACGGCATGGATGCGCTCATCGTTTACGATGACCTTTCCAAGCAGGCGGTGGCCTATCGTCAAATTTCACTCATCCTCAAGCGCCCCTCCGGCCGTGAGGCATATCCGGGTGACGTGTTCTATCTCCACTCCCGCCTTCTCGAACGTTCCGCTCGTGTGAACGAGGATAACGGGAACGGCTCACTGACAGCGCTGCCCATTATTGAGACACAGGCGGGCGACGTGTCCGCTTATATCCCGACCAACGTGATCTCCATTACCGATGGTCAGGTGTTCCTCGAAACCGATCTTTTCAATCAGGGCATCCGCCCGGCGGTTTCTGTGGGTCTTTCCGTGTCCCGTGTCGGCTCGGCCGCCCAGATCAAGGCGATCAAGAAGGTGGCCGGTAAGGTGAAGCTGCAACTTGCCCAGTATCGTGAGCTTGCTGCCTTCGCCCAGTTCGGTTCCGACCTCGATGCCAAGACCAAGTCGCAACTCGACCGCGGTGCTCGCGTCGTCGAACTCTTCAAGCAAACCGCCTTCAATCCGATTCCGGTGGAAGTGCAGTCGTCCCTCATCTGGGCGGTGCAAAACGGTTACTTCGACGACGTCGAGGTCAAGCAGATCGTTACAGCCACCATTAGCCTCCGTGAATTCTTTGAGACCCGTGGTGCCAAACTCATGGACAAGATTCGCGCCGAAAAGGCTCTCAGCGAAGAGATCGAGGGTCAGCTCAAGACTTCCATCGAAGAGTGGAAAGCCGGCTATTCCGCTTAA
- a CDS encoding four helix bundle protein, whose translation MSEFAERFEDLRIWQQSRVLANGIYDVMVGCSDYSFRNQIERAATSSMNNIAEGFERRTSRDFGHYLDIAKGSSGEVRSMLYLAEDRKFIEKHLAEQLRGKAEILSSGIAAFRRKL comes from the coding sequence ATGTCCGAATTTGCTGAACGATTCGAAGACCTTCGCATTTGGCAGCAATCTCGTGTCCTCGCAAATGGCATTTACGATGTCATGGTCGGCTGTAGTGATTATTCCTTTCGAAATCAGATTGAAAGAGCAGCCACTTCCTCAATGAATAACATTGCTGAAGGTTTTGAGCGGCGAACTTCAAGAGACTTCGGGCACTATTTAGATATAGCTAAAGGCTCATCGGGTGAGGTTCGTAGTATGCTTTACTTAGCTGAAGATCGAAAATTTATCGAAAAACATTTGGCCGAACAGCTTCGTGGTAAGGCAGAAATTCTGTCATCAGGTATCGCAGCGTTTAGAAGAAAGCTTTAA
- a CDS encoding ABC1 kinase family protein, with translation MKPFNYLANAVRAPEIVAILVRWGFEDLLLQLDTPQFLLKNLVRKKVSGLTPYERVRNACEELGPIFVKFGQILSTRPDKLPEPLVMELKKLRSHVEPQSFERIKPVLLKELDGEIDDYFIEFDPEPLAAGSLGQVYKARLLATGESVCVKVQREDIRKTISSDLEIIGWFARQLHAHIDYLQPYNLPLLVREAEERLEEELNYLNEADNAEIFRSLNPDQSRVFAPKVYRSFTTRRLLVTEWVEGEPPDEVQLTPEDAAELAVLGGESVFHQIVGTGFFHADPHSGNMLVTADKRICFLDWGQAGQITVEMRYELADLFAAITSRDADKVIRVAERMSVNNRRIDRRPLEKEVTYLLNKHRKFGPAGTEIGRVGLEMLYIFGTNGIQVSSDYALLSKAILCVEESARALDPKFDIQKVAEPFLKKLNKERWSMNGMTRQSLWPMLAMLRRLQQIPENVQRILQRVEEEDIQINFHHTGTENLEDTFNSSMNRLTVGIIVGSLIIGSSLVITTGVKPLLFGYPAIGILGFLVSGLLGFYIVISTLRKHH, from the coding sequence ATGAAACCATTTAACTATTTAGCCAATGCGGTGCGGGCGCCTGAGATCGTTGCGATTCTGGTGCGCTGGGGATTCGAGGATTTGTTGCTGCAATTGGATACGCCGCAGTTCCTTCTTAAGAATCTGGTCCGTAAAAAGGTCTCCGGGCTGACGCCTTATGAGCGGGTGCGCAATGCCTGCGAGGAACTCGGCCCGATTTTTGTAAAATTCGGTCAGATCCTGAGCACCCGGCCCGATAAGCTGCCGGAGCCATTGGTCATGGAGCTGAAGAAGCTGCGCAGCCACGTGGAACCGCAGTCGTTTGAGAGAATTAAGCCCGTCTTACTCAAGGAGCTGGATGGCGAGATTGACGATTACTTCATTGAGTTCGACCCCGAACCTCTGGCTGCAGGTTCGTTGGGGCAGGTTTACAAGGCCCGGCTACTGGCCACCGGCGAATCGGTTTGCGTCAAGGTTCAGCGGGAGGATATCCGAAAGACCATTTCCTCAGATCTGGAGATCATTGGCTGGTTTGCCCGCCAGCTGCACGCTCACATCGATTACCTTCAGCCTTACAATCTACCTCTGCTCGTTCGGGAAGCGGAAGAACGTCTGGAGGAGGAGCTGAACTATCTGAATGAGGCGGATAATGCCGAAATTTTCCGCTCATTGAATCCGGACCAGTCCCGGGTTTTTGCACCCAAGGTGTATCGGTCTTTTACCACGCGCCGTTTGCTCGTGACGGAGTGGGTCGAGGGTGAGCCGCCGGATGAGGTTCAACTGACGCCGGAGGATGCCGCTGAGTTGGCTGTGCTTGGTGGCGAATCAGTATTTCATCAGATTGTCGGAACCGGGTTCTTCCATGCCGATCCGCATTCCGGCAACATGCTTGTTACGGCGGATAAACGCATTTGCTTTCTCGACTGGGGGCAGGCCGGGCAAATTACTGTCGAAATGCGTTACGAACTGGCGGACTTATTTGCCGCCATCACCTCCCGCGATGCGGACAAGGTCATCCGGGTGGCCGAGCGAATGTCAGTGAACAACCGGCGGATTGATCGTCGGCCCTTGGAAAAAGAGGTGACGTACCTGCTGAACAAGCATCGTAAGTTTGGACCGGCCGGCACCGAGATCGGACGCGTCGGTCTGGAAATGCTCTACATTTTCGGGACGAACGGGATTCAGGTGTCGTCGGATTATGCCTTACTCTCGAAGGCGATCCTCTGTGTGGAGGAAAGCGCCCGCGCGCTCGATCCAAAATTCGATATTCAGAAAGTCGCTGAACCCTTCCTGAAAAAACTCAACAAAGAGCGCTGGAGTATGAACGGGATGACGCGCCAAAGCCTCTGGCCGATGCTGGCGATGCTGCGGCGGCTGCAGCAGATTCCGGAAAATGTGCAGCGTATTCTGCAGCGCGTCGAGGAGGAGGACATACAGATCAACTTTCACCACACCGGCACGGAAAACCTGGAAGACACCTTCAACTCCTCCATGAACCGGCTGACGGTGGGGATTATTGTGGGCTCGCTGATTATCGGGTCCTCGCTCGTCATCACCACCGGTGTCAAGCCGCTGCTCTTCGGTTATCCGGCCATCGGGATCCTCGGCTTTCTGGTTTCGGGCTTACTAGGGTTTTATATCGTTATTTCTACCCTTCGAAAGCATCATTGA
- a CDS encoding F0F1 ATP synthase subunit delta gives MTRDKKILQFARNLVELSLDNGVVTESRVTDVLNALKKAELRNKLALLKTYLYYIRKAVAEQTAVVSTPGALSADTLSAIESNFTQVYGRPISAVTQDDPSLIAGVRIRIGDDVYDASVSGRLKRLADNVH, from the coding sequence ATGACCAGAGATAAAAAGATTCTTCAGTTTGCCCGTAATCTGGTCGAATTGTCCCTCGACAACGGAGTGGTGACGGAGTCCCGTGTGACGGATGTCCTGAACGCACTGAAGAAGGCTGAGCTCCGCAACAAGCTGGCCCTTCTCAAAACCTACCTTTACTATATCCGCAAGGCTGTTGCAGAACAAACTGCGGTGGTTTCGACTCCCGGCGCACTCAGTGCGGATACGCTTTCCGCCATCGAATCAAATTTCACACAAGTCTATGGCCGCCCCATTTCGGCGGTCACTCAGGACGACCCTTCGCTCATCGCCGGTGTACGCATCCGGATTGGCGATGATGTTTACGATGCCTCAGTGTCCGGCCGCCTCAAGCGACTGGCAGACAACGTTCACTAA
- a CDS encoding ATP synthase F0 subunit C, whose translation MFEILAATDATAVAEATEAVTEAVKATGVTGSITSALGALGGALGVGLIGYKACESVGRNPEASGKVLIQSILAMALAEGVAILCLILG comes from the coding sequence ATGTTTGAAATACTTGCAGCAACAGACGCTACCGCAGTAGCAGAGGCGACAGAAGCAGTAACAGAGGCAGTTAAGGCTACTGGCGTGACCGGTAGCATTACATCCGCTTTGGGCGCACTTGGTGGTGCTCTGGGTGTTGGCCTGATTGGCTACAAGGCTTGTGAATCTGTTGGCCGTAACCCGGAAGCATCCGGTAAGGTCCTGATTCAATCCATTCTTGCAATGGCGCTTGCCGAGGGTGTGGCGATTCTTTGCTTGATCCTGGGCTAA
- the atpG gene encoding ATP synthase F1 subunit gamma, giving the protein MANLRDIRRRIKSVKNTRQITRAMQLVSSSKMKRAQDAAVAGRPYALLLADLLDTVGEKLELSGATIAHPYFEKREVNTRGILVVSTDKGLCGPLNTNLFRKIADEVKGDAKFVTIGRKATQFVSRSKRDLIADFTISDKAGFSELRPMLKLLIDAYINGEIDTIEVAYPSFVNVLIQEPVIQPLLPIVDLREVLDQLKKRVAGADEILDARKDAREMTFEPSAEDVLTELPGLYVNVIIHQLVLESRAAEYSARMVAMKAATDNASNLVDDLTLDYNKARQAAITQEILEIAAASAAN; this is encoded by the coding sequence ATGGCCAACCTCCGCGACATCCGCCGCCGCATCAAGTCGGTTAAGAACACCCGGCAGATCACGCGTGCGATGCAGCTCGTTTCTTCCTCCAAGATGAAGCGTGCGCAGGACGCAGCTGTTGCCGGCCGTCCCTACGCCTTGTTACTTGCGGATCTCCTTGACACGGTGGGCGAGAAGCTCGAGCTCAGCGGTGCGACCATCGCGCATCCTTATTTCGAAAAGCGCGAGGTCAACACCCGCGGGATTCTGGTGGTCTCGACCGACAAGGGTCTCTGTGGTCCGCTCAACACCAACCTCTTCCGCAAGATTGCCGACGAAGTGAAGGGTGATGCCAAGTTTGTCACCATCGGGCGAAAGGCCACTCAGTTTGTTTCCCGTAGCAAGCGGGACTTGATTGCCGATTTCACTATTTCGGATAAAGCGGGCTTCTCCGAACTGCGTCCGATGTTGAAGCTCCTTATCGATGCTTACATCAATGGTGAGATCGATACGATCGAAGTCGCCTATCCCAGTTTCGTGAACGTGCTCATCCAGGAGCCGGTCATCCAGCCGCTTCTGCCGATCGTGGATCTGCGTGAGGTGCTCGACCAACTCAAGAAACGCGTGGCCGGTGCCGACGAAATTCTCGATGCGCGCAAAGATGCCCGCGAGATGACCTTTGAGCCCTCGGCAGAGGATGTGCTCACCGAGCTTCCCGGTCTTTACGTCAACGTCATTATTCACCAACTCGTTCTCGAGAGCCGCGCCGCCGAGTACAGCGCACGGATGGTCGCGATGAAGGCCGCCACCGATAACGCCTCCAACCTCGTGGACGATCTTACTCTCGACTACAACAAGGCCCGTCAGGCTGCGATTACCCAGGAGATCCTCGAAATCGCCGCTGCCTCCGCCGCCAACTAA